In a single window of the Rhopalosiphum padi isolate XX-2018 chromosome 1, ASM2088224v1, whole genome shotgun sequence genome:
- the LOC132922161 gene encoding protein MTSS 2 isoform X2 has protein sequence MEGNGVGKDCNALGGLFQQIVMDLKNGTPMWEDFMAKATKLHTCLRATIHAIGAYLDAFQKIADAATNARGATKEIGTALTRMCLRHRAVEARMKTFSSAIMDCLVVPLQEKLEDWKKTIVNLDKEHAKEYKKARAELKKRSTDTLRLQKKARKGAKMNELHKALQDVSDRKAVLEETEKRAVREALIEERSRYCIFVTILKPVLEEEVAMLMELSHLQEVMDKLEAHTTEPYSLPPASEQVLVDYKGSEMSWTHQTPPSSPSSLGSRKSSMCSINSINSWSSGSTHSPSHQYWSRSLLQPVSNELRYKGPLPPSRLCSASSHDSGFTSQDTIYTKQQSYSKAPNSSDSNSSSAGSSTPSTPFASSEGGCGTWPNAQETLQFERAASAIMNDARPHTISGGAHHLRPALSAYTFQPDSSSIDKTPVVSPQDDYAHVPDVPSRDMHKSYKPTSLKTIEYIQPTYVNMHELASMAANKAQERNSQYTEPSSIVNLKNDGDRKESTSESSLESSSGYSSQTAISNATPDEGYSSLRSGTLCRRSSIQSNKPPPPIRRTPSILNNSVQNLPPPPPFLLDIAAEQRQQSRSQTSLTSEKVYSEPMTHQRKSSGGSVAETVRNLTQLNHTPASPILLRRTPSNRSTSADRCNSHSTEPVTGFMAALGSRLLQQQPKTTGGSPKLARRWIAPARHSVVDPATCHDSLMEQIRKGMVLRKSIAVNDRSAPKTN, from the exons AATGGAACTCCAATGTGGGAAGATTTCATGGCAAAAGCCACAAAACTCCACACATGTCTTCG AGCAACTATTCACGCCATCGGAGCTTATCTAGATGCGTTTCAAAAAATTGCTGATGCTGCCACTAATGCCagag gtgcTACTAAAGAAATCGGAACTGCATTGACTAGAATGTGTCTTCGTCATAGAGCTGTTGAAGCTAGAATGAAAACATTTTCAAG CGCAATAATGGACTGTTTGGTGGTTCCGCTTCAAGAGAAACTTGAAGATTGGAAGAAAACTATTGTCAATCTAGACAAAGAGCACGCAAAAG aatataaaaaagcAAGAGCTGAGTTAAAAAAGCGTTCTACGGATACATTGcgtttacaaaaaaaagcaCGCAAAGGTGCGAAAATGAATGAACTACACAAAGCTTTGCAAGACGTTTCTGATAGAAAAGCTGTATTAGAAGAAACAGAAAAGAGAGCTGTTCGTGAAGCATTAATCGAAGAACGAAGtcgatattgtatttttgtaacaaTTTTGAAACCAGTTCTC gaagAAGAAGTAGCCATGCTTATGGAATTATCCCATTTACAAGAAGTTATGGATAAATTAGAAGCACACACCACCGAACCATACTCTTTACCTCCAGCTAGTGAACAA GTGCTGGTTGACTATAAAGGTAGTGAAATGTCATGGACACACCAAACACCCCCAAGTAGTCCCAGTTCGTTGGGTTCACGTAAATCAAGTATGTGTTCTATCAATTCAATAAACAGCTGGTCTAGCGGCAGTACACATTCACCGAGCCATCAATACTGGAGCCGCTCATTGCTTCAG CCAGTATCCAATGAGCTACGTTACAAAGGACCTTTACCTCCTAGTAGATTATGCAGTGCTTCATCTCATGATTCGGGGTTTACATCCCAAGACacaatatatacaaaacaaCAATCATATTCAAAG gcTCCTAACTCATCTGATTCCAATAGTAGCAGTGCTGGAAGTAGTACACCATCCACACCATTTGCTAGTTCAGAAGGTGGATGTGGCACATGGCCCAATGCTCAGGAAACATTACAATTTGAACGTGCAGCGTCAGCCATTATGAATGATGCAAGACCACACACTATTTCAGGTGGTGCCCACCATCTACGACCAGCCCTTAGCGCGTACACATTTCAACCTGATTCTTCTTCTATTGATAAAACTCCCGTTGTCTCACCACAAGACGATTATGCTCATGTCCCCGATGTCCCGTCCAGAGATATGCACAAAAGTTATAAACCAACCTCACTAAAAACAATtg aatATATTCAACCAACATATGTTAATATGCATGAACTAGCTAGTATGGCTGCCAACAAAGCTCAAGAAAGAAATTCACAGTACACTGAGCCTTCTTCAATTGTAAATTTGAAA aatGATGGAGATCGAAAGGAAAGCACTAGTGAGAGTTCTTTGGAGTCTTCAAGCGGCTACAGTAGTCAAACAGCAATATCAAATGCCACTCCAGATGAAg GTTATTCCAGTCTCAGAAGCGGTACTTTGTGCCGTCGTTCTTCAATTCAAAGTAACAAGCCACCTCCACCAATACGCCGAACACCATCTATCTTAAACAATTCAGTACAAAACCTACCCCCTCCACCACCATTTTTGCTGGATATTGCTGCGGAACAACGGCAGCAAAGTCGTTCACAAACATCTTTAACTTCAGAAAAAGTATATTCTGAACCCATGACACATCAACGTAAATCATCTGGTGGAAGTGTGGCTGAAACTGTACGTAATCTAACACAACTTAATCATACACCTGCAAGTCCTATTTTATTGCGCCGCACACCCAGTAATCGGTCAACAAGTGCTGATCGATGTAATAGCCATTCAACTGAACCAGTTACTGGGTTTATGGCAGCTTTAGGCTCTAGACTATTACAACAGCAACCTAAAACAACAGGTGGGTCTCCAAAATTAGCCAGACGTTGGATTGCTCCTGCCAGACATTCTGTTGTGGACCCAGCCACATGTCATGATTCACTTATGGAACAAATAAGGAAAGGTATGGTGTTAAGAAAATCTATTGCTGTCAATGACAGGTCAGCACCTAAAACTAATTAA
- the LOC132922161 gene encoding protein MTSS 1 isoform X3, with amino-acid sequence MEGNGVGKDCNALGGLFQQIVMDLKNGTPMWEDFMAKATKLHTCLRATIHAIGAYLDAFQKIADAATNARGATKEIGTALTRMCLRHRAVEARMKTFSSAIMDCLVVPLQEKLEDWKKTIVNLDKEHAKEYKKARAELKKRSTDTLRLQKKARKGAKMNELHKALQDVSDRKAVLEETEKRAVREALIEERSRYCIFVTILKPVLEEEVAMLMELSHLQEVMDKLEAHTTEPYSLPPASEQVLVDYKGSEMSWTHQTPPSSPSSLGSRKSSMCSINSINSWSSGSTHSPSHQYWSRSLLQAPNSSDSNSSSAGSSTPSTPFASSEGGCGTWPNAQETLQFERAASAIMNDARPHTISGGAHHLRPALSAYTFQPDSSSIDKTPVVSPQDDYAHVPDVPSRDMHKSYKPTSLKTIEYIQPTYVNMHELASMAANKAQERNSQYTEPSSIVNLKNDGDRKESTSESSLESSSGYSSQTAISNATPDEEVENSLLKYCTLDSQNSIAIKERVRPVSTLGYSSLRSGTLCRRSSIQSNKPPPPIRRTPSILNNSVQNLPPPPPFLLDIAAEQRQQSRSQTSLTSEKVYSEPMTHQRKSSGGSVAETVRNLTQLNHTPASPILLRRTPSNRSTSADRCNSHSTEPVTGFMAALGSRLLQQQPKTTGGSPKLARRWIAPARHSVVDPATCHDSLMEQIRKGMVLRKSIAVNDRSAPKTN; translated from the exons AATGGAACTCCAATGTGGGAAGATTTCATGGCAAAAGCCACAAAACTCCACACATGTCTTCG AGCAACTATTCACGCCATCGGAGCTTATCTAGATGCGTTTCAAAAAATTGCTGATGCTGCCACTAATGCCagag gtgcTACTAAAGAAATCGGAACTGCATTGACTAGAATGTGTCTTCGTCATAGAGCTGTTGAAGCTAGAATGAAAACATTTTCAAG CGCAATAATGGACTGTTTGGTGGTTCCGCTTCAAGAGAAACTTGAAGATTGGAAGAAAACTATTGTCAATCTAGACAAAGAGCACGCAAAAG aatataaaaaagcAAGAGCTGAGTTAAAAAAGCGTTCTACGGATACATTGcgtttacaaaaaaaagcaCGCAAAGGTGCGAAAATGAATGAACTACACAAAGCTTTGCAAGACGTTTCTGATAGAAAAGCTGTATTAGAAGAAACAGAAAAGAGAGCTGTTCGTGAAGCATTAATCGAAGAACGAAGtcgatattgtatttttgtaacaaTTTTGAAACCAGTTCTC gaagAAGAAGTAGCCATGCTTATGGAATTATCCCATTTACAAGAAGTTATGGATAAATTAGAAGCACACACCACCGAACCATACTCTTTACCTCCAGCTAGTGAACAA GTGCTGGTTGACTATAAAGGTAGTGAAATGTCATGGACACACCAAACACCCCCAAGTAGTCCCAGTTCGTTGGGTTCACGTAAATCAAGTATGTGTTCTATCAATTCAATAAACAGCTGGTCTAGCGGCAGTACACATTCACCGAGCCATCAATACTGGAGCCGCTCATTGCTTCAG gcTCCTAACTCATCTGATTCCAATAGTAGCAGTGCTGGAAGTAGTACACCATCCACACCATTTGCTAGTTCAGAAGGTGGATGTGGCACATGGCCCAATGCTCAGGAAACATTACAATTTGAACGTGCAGCGTCAGCCATTATGAATGATGCAAGACCACACACTATTTCAGGTGGTGCCCACCATCTACGACCAGCCCTTAGCGCGTACACATTTCAACCTGATTCTTCTTCTATTGATAAAACTCCCGTTGTCTCACCACAAGACGATTATGCTCATGTCCCCGATGTCCCGTCCAGAGATATGCACAAAAGTTATAAACCAACCTCACTAAAAACAATtg aatATATTCAACCAACATATGTTAATATGCATGAACTAGCTAGTATGGCTGCCAACAAAGCTCAAGAAAGAAATTCACAGTACACTGAGCCTTCTTCAATTGTAAATTTGAAA aatGATGGAGATCGAAAGGAAAGCACTAGTGAGAGTTCTTTGGAGTCTTCAAGCGGCTACAGTAGTCAAACAGCAATATCAAATGCCACTCCAGATGAAg aagtGGAAAATTCACTTTTGAAATATTGCACATTGGATAGTCAAAATAGTATTGCCATCAAAGAACGTGTACGGCCTGTATCTACATTAG GTTATTCCAGTCTCAGAAGCGGTACTTTGTGCCGTCGTTCTTCAATTCAAAGTAACAAGCCACCTCCACCAATACGCCGAACACCATCTATCTTAAACAATTCAGTACAAAACCTACCCCCTCCACCACCATTTTTGCTGGATATTGCTGCGGAACAACGGCAGCAAAGTCGTTCACAAACATCTTTAACTTCAGAAAAAGTATATTCTGAACCCATGACACATCAACGTAAATCATCTGGTGGAAGTGTGGCTGAAACTGTACGTAATCTAACACAACTTAATCATACACCTGCAAGTCCTATTTTATTGCGCCGCACACCCAGTAATCGGTCAACAAGTGCTGATCGATGTAATAGCCATTCAACTGAACCAGTTACTGGGTTTATGGCAGCTTTAGGCTCTAGACTATTACAACAGCAACCTAAAACAACAGGTGGGTCTCCAAAATTAGCCAGACGTTGGATTGCTCCTGCCAGACATTCTGTTGTGGACCCAGCCACATGTCATGATTCACTTATGGAACAAATAAGGAAAGGTATGGTGTTAAGAAAATCTATTGCTGTCAATGACAGGTCAGCACCTAAAACTAATTAA
- the LOC132922161 gene encoding protein MTSS 2 isoform X1: MEGNGVGKDCNALGGLFQQIVMDLKNGTPMWEDFMAKATKLHTCLRATIHAIGAYLDAFQKIADAATNARGATKEIGTALTRMCLRHRAVEARMKTFSSAIMDCLVVPLQEKLEDWKKTIVNLDKEHAKEYKKARAELKKRSTDTLRLQKKARKGAKMNELHKALQDVSDRKAVLEETEKRAVREALIEERSRYCIFVTILKPVLEEEVAMLMELSHLQEVMDKLEAHTTEPYSLPPASEQVLVDYKGSEMSWTHQTPPSSPSSLGSRKSSMCSINSINSWSSGSTHSPSHQYWSRSLLQPVSNELRYKGPLPPSRLCSASSHDSGFTSQDTIYTKQQSYSKAPNSSDSNSSSAGSSTPSTPFASSEGGCGTWPNAQETLQFERAASAIMNDARPHTISGGAHHLRPALSAYTFQPDSSSIDKTPVVSPQDDYAHVPDVPSRDMHKSYKPTSLKTIEYIQPTYVNMHELASMAANKAQERNSQYTEPSSIVNLKNDGDRKESTSESSLESSSGYSSQTAISNATPDEEVENSLLKYCTLDSQNSIAIKERVRPVSTLGYSSLRSGTLCRRSSIQSNKPPPPIRRTPSILNNSVQNLPPPPPFLLDIAAEQRQQSRSQTSLTSEKVYSEPMTHQRKSSGGSVAETVRNLTQLNHTPASPILLRRTPSNRSTSADRCNSHSTEPVTGFMAALGSRLLQQQPKTTGGSPKLARRWIAPARHSVVDPATCHDSLMEQIRKGMVLRKSIAVNDRSAPKTN, translated from the exons AATGGAACTCCAATGTGGGAAGATTTCATGGCAAAAGCCACAAAACTCCACACATGTCTTCG AGCAACTATTCACGCCATCGGAGCTTATCTAGATGCGTTTCAAAAAATTGCTGATGCTGCCACTAATGCCagag gtgcTACTAAAGAAATCGGAACTGCATTGACTAGAATGTGTCTTCGTCATAGAGCTGTTGAAGCTAGAATGAAAACATTTTCAAG CGCAATAATGGACTGTTTGGTGGTTCCGCTTCAAGAGAAACTTGAAGATTGGAAGAAAACTATTGTCAATCTAGACAAAGAGCACGCAAAAG aatataaaaaagcAAGAGCTGAGTTAAAAAAGCGTTCTACGGATACATTGcgtttacaaaaaaaagcaCGCAAAGGTGCGAAAATGAATGAACTACACAAAGCTTTGCAAGACGTTTCTGATAGAAAAGCTGTATTAGAAGAAACAGAAAAGAGAGCTGTTCGTGAAGCATTAATCGAAGAACGAAGtcgatattgtatttttgtaacaaTTTTGAAACCAGTTCTC gaagAAGAAGTAGCCATGCTTATGGAATTATCCCATTTACAAGAAGTTATGGATAAATTAGAAGCACACACCACCGAACCATACTCTTTACCTCCAGCTAGTGAACAA GTGCTGGTTGACTATAAAGGTAGTGAAATGTCATGGACACACCAAACACCCCCAAGTAGTCCCAGTTCGTTGGGTTCACGTAAATCAAGTATGTGTTCTATCAATTCAATAAACAGCTGGTCTAGCGGCAGTACACATTCACCGAGCCATCAATACTGGAGCCGCTCATTGCTTCAG CCAGTATCCAATGAGCTACGTTACAAAGGACCTTTACCTCCTAGTAGATTATGCAGTGCTTCATCTCATGATTCGGGGTTTACATCCCAAGACacaatatatacaaaacaaCAATCATATTCAAAG gcTCCTAACTCATCTGATTCCAATAGTAGCAGTGCTGGAAGTAGTACACCATCCACACCATTTGCTAGTTCAGAAGGTGGATGTGGCACATGGCCCAATGCTCAGGAAACATTACAATTTGAACGTGCAGCGTCAGCCATTATGAATGATGCAAGACCACACACTATTTCAGGTGGTGCCCACCATCTACGACCAGCCCTTAGCGCGTACACATTTCAACCTGATTCTTCTTCTATTGATAAAACTCCCGTTGTCTCACCACAAGACGATTATGCTCATGTCCCCGATGTCCCGTCCAGAGATATGCACAAAAGTTATAAACCAACCTCACTAAAAACAATtg aatATATTCAACCAACATATGTTAATATGCATGAACTAGCTAGTATGGCTGCCAACAAAGCTCAAGAAAGAAATTCACAGTACACTGAGCCTTCTTCAATTGTAAATTTGAAA aatGATGGAGATCGAAAGGAAAGCACTAGTGAGAGTTCTTTGGAGTCTTCAAGCGGCTACAGTAGTCAAACAGCAATATCAAATGCCACTCCAGATGAAg aagtGGAAAATTCACTTTTGAAATATTGCACATTGGATAGTCAAAATAGTATTGCCATCAAAGAACGTGTACGGCCTGTATCTACATTAG GTTATTCCAGTCTCAGAAGCGGTACTTTGTGCCGTCGTTCTTCAATTCAAAGTAACAAGCCACCTCCACCAATACGCCGAACACCATCTATCTTAAACAATTCAGTACAAAACCTACCCCCTCCACCACCATTTTTGCTGGATATTGCTGCGGAACAACGGCAGCAAAGTCGTTCACAAACATCTTTAACTTCAGAAAAAGTATATTCTGAACCCATGACACATCAACGTAAATCATCTGGTGGAAGTGTGGCTGAAACTGTACGTAATCTAACACAACTTAATCATACACCTGCAAGTCCTATTTTATTGCGCCGCACACCCAGTAATCGGTCAACAAGTGCTGATCGATGTAATAGCCATTCAACTGAACCAGTTACTGGGTTTATGGCAGCTTTAGGCTCTAGACTATTACAACAGCAACCTAAAACAACAGGTGGGTCTCCAAAATTAGCCAGACGTTGGATTGCTCCTGCCAGACATTCTGTTGTGGACCCAGCCACATGTCATGATTCACTTATGGAACAAATAAGGAAAGGTATGGTGTTAAGAAAATCTATTGCTGTCAATGACAGGTCAGCACCTAAAACTAATTAA